A part of Cystobacter fuscus DSM 2262 genomic DNA contains:
- a CDS encoding glycosyltransferase, whose translation MSDLPRLLLCSFDVIPGPSGSSRRLTEYLKALPDRFSVVVLSVKTPDHTHIEKYENARLLRVPVGSGDLASRIQAFERAVRRQLESEEYALAHFTDPFGGYALCELKGDYGYRLVYEAQSFPSQELRYTHPQLEGDRKFLSKIRRQELFCLMNVDRVITGSTTTSDFIQSLGVPSESVHVVRAPVDMGPYEPEALGVPDGAPMRLMYLGSQVSWQGLAGLLRGLALAVREVDVRLSLVGPRHPDWQPHLEDLVAELDLKQHVEFQPAVSHDNLAKVLTLADVGVVPLDDVDRNRVQGGALAKVSEYLAAGRPVLAADLPLTRELIPAAAGVFYPPGDAQALAEQLIALARDVPRRLSLGEHARAFASRSLDAGLIRGQLLDIYDGLLGKDAAARASPGERQNEPQLTAVTGTPTNRVLGMMGTVSAEAAPEPAPPAVQAVEPDGPATHTQDTDPGQGPPALDDPPVVVGQALLSEDGLDTRLVKTEPDTRRPEGPPVVMGLPLRDPPAADQDQSLTEQHVRPPAPLPAPAPAPVPAPASVPPPIPAPAAVTAAPSVPAPPPIPSRPSMGPRPMPPELRRTTPPEPRRAVVPEPEPLRPPALPSRPSVELPTPARGSLIIPPLPPRAPRPPSGSRPSEPPVLMPVPAPPAPAPPVLQPVAEEEPEEISSSHAEVLSEEEASPTPRHAHPLEEPEEISSEEIQETEAPPRQPPESRLNPWFAQLAHGYCPPEGTHFARHTPPTTFPGRDELPASSAAPPKVQGGARGKPS comes from the coding sequence TTGAGTGATCTGCCCAGACTCCTGCTGTGCAGCTTCGACGTCATCCCCGGCCCGTCGGGTTCCTCGCGCCGGCTGACCGAGTATTTGAAGGCACTGCCCGATCGGTTCTCGGTGGTGGTGCTCTCGGTCAAGACGCCGGATCACACCCATATCGAGAAGTACGAGAACGCGCGTCTGCTCCGGGTGCCCGTGGGCTCGGGAGACCTGGCCTCGCGCATCCAGGCCTTCGAGCGCGCCGTGCGGCGCCAGTTGGAGAGCGAGGAGTACGCCCTCGCCCACTTCACCGATCCCTTCGGCGGCTATGCCCTGTGCGAGCTCAAGGGGGACTACGGCTACCGGCTCGTCTACGAGGCGCAGAGCTTCCCCTCGCAGGAGCTGCGCTACACGCATCCGCAGTTGGAGGGAGACCGCAAGTTCCTCTCCAAGATCCGGCGCCAGGAGCTGTTCTGCCTGATGAACGTGGATCGGGTCATCACCGGCTCGACCACCACGAGCGACTTCATCCAATCCCTGGGCGTGCCGAGCGAGTCGGTGCACGTGGTGCGCGCCCCCGTGGACATGGGGCCCTATGAGCCCGAGGCGCTCGGCGTGCCCGACGGCGCCCCCATGCGGCTGATGTACCTGGGCAGTCAGGTCTCCTGGCAGGGCCTCGCCGGGCTGCTGCGGGGACTGGCGCTCGCGGTGCGCGAGGTGGACGTGCGGCTGTCGCTCGTCGGTCCGCGCCACCCCGACTGGCAGCCCCACCTGGAAGATCTCGTCGCCGAGCTCGACCTCAAGCAACACGTCGAGTTCCAGCCCGCCGTCAGCCATGACAACCTGGCCAAGGTGCTCACCCTCGCGGACGTGGGGGTGGTGCCGCTCGACGACGTGGACCGCAACCGCGTCCAGGGCGGCGCGCTCGCCAAGGTGTCCGAGTACCTCGCCGCGGGCCGGCCCGTGCTCGCCGCGGACCTGCCCCTCACGCGCGAACTCATCCCGGCCGCGGCGGGGGTCTTCTACCCGCCCGGAGATGCCCAGGCGCTCGCCGAGCAGCTCATCGCCCTCGCCCGCGACGTGCCCCGGCGCCTGTCGCTCGGTGAGCACGCCCGGGCCTTCGCCAGCAGGTCGCTCGACGCGGGGCTCATCCGCGGCCAGCTCCTGGACATCTATGACGGGCTGCTCGGCAAGGACGCCGCGGCACGCGCGAGTCCCGGCGAGCGGCAGAACGAGCCTCAGCTCACGGCCGTCACCGGCACCCCCACCAACCGCGTCCTCGGCATGATGGGCACGGTGAGCGCCGAGGCCGCTCCCGAGCCCGCCCCTCCCGCCGTCCAGGCCGTCGAGCCCGACGGGCCGGCCACCCACACCCAGGATACGGATCCCGGACAGGGTCCTCCGGCGCTGGATGATCCGCCCGTCGTCGTGGGCCAGGCGCTGCTGTCCGAGGACGGCCTCGATACCCGGCTCGTCAAGACCGAGCCCGACACCCGCCGTCCCGAGGGCCCACCCGTGGTGATGGGTCTCCCCCTACGTGATCCCCCCGCCGCCGATCAGGACCAGTCCCTGACCGAGCAGCACGTGCGGCCTCCGGCTCCACTCCCGGCCCCGGCTCCAGCCCCCGTCCCGGCGCCAGCCTCGGTTCCGCCCCCGATTCCGGCGCCAGCCGCCGTGACGGCCGCGCCCTCCGTCCCAGCGCCTCCGCCCATTCCCAGCCGGCCCTCCATGGGTCCGCGCCCCATGCCCCCCGAGCTGCGCCGCACCACGCCCCCCGAGCCGCGCCGCGCGGTGGTCCCGGAGCCCGAGCCACTCCGGCCCCCCGCCCTGCCCTCCCGGCCGTCCGTGGAGCTGCCGACTCCCGCGCGCGGCTCGCTCATCATTCCGCCGCTGCCGCCCCGGGCCCCCCGGCCTCCCAGTGGCTCGCGACCCAGCGAACCCCCCGTGCTCATGCCGGTGCCCGCGCCCCCTGCTCCCGCGCCCCCCGTCCTCCAGCCCGTCGCCGAGGAGGAGCCCGAGGAGATCTCCTCCTCTCATGCCGAGGTGCTCTCCGAGGAGGAGGCCTCGCCCACGCCCCGCCACGCCCATCCGCTGGAGGAGCCCGAGGAGATCAGCAGCGAGGAAATCCAGGAGACCGAGGCTCCCCCGCGCCAGCCGCCCGAGTCGCGGCTCAACCCGTGGTTCGCCCAGCTCGCCCACGGCTACTGCCCGCCCGAGGGCACCCACTTCGCCCGGCACACCCCGCCCACCACCTTCCCCGGCCGGGACGAGCTGCCCGCCTCCTCGGCCGCTCCCCCCAAGGTCCAGGGCGGTGCGCGCGGCAAACCCTCATAA